In a single window of the Bacillus clarus genome:
- a CDS encoding GDSL-type esterase/lipase family protein: MKKVILTIVCLLLLIISYSYFEKNDETKQKENEEKTAKTATPRWIDKQTNDSFYHLVLGDSLAKGYGSTQGGFAELASRELEGQIHKPIRVENLGVNGLTTDRLVQKVQSEEVQQKIREANIITINIGGNNLFRLNRDVGVIDGLKMLNREKARFETDVKNIVKTVRSQNPNALLILSELYNPLQLDDSIASYADMFLDGWNDSVYSISKANQPSIVLPIRTLISNDKKDLLFDQVHPNDKGYEIIANAFTKQVLSFKY; the protein is encoded by the coding sequence ATGAAAAAAGTCATCTTAACGATTGTTTGTCTCCTCCTTCTAATCATTTCTTATTCTTATTTTGAAAAGAACGATGAGACAAAACAAAAAGAAAATGAAGAAAAAACGGCAAAAACCGCTACTCCAAGATGGATTGATAAACAAACGAATGATTCTTTTTATCACCTTGTACTAGGTGACTCACTCGCAAAAGGATATGGCTCTACGCAAGGGGGATTTGCGGAATTAGCTTCTAGGGAACTAGAAGGACAAATTCATAAACCAATTAGAGTAGAAAACCTCGGTGTAAATGGATTAACAACGGATCGTCTCGTTCAAAAAGTTCAGTCAGAGGAAGTACAACAAAAAATTAGAGAAGCAAATATAATTACGATTAATATTGGAGGAAATAATTTATTCCGTTTAAATCGTGATGTGGGTGTTATAGATGGACTTAAAATGTTAAACAGAGAAAAGGCACGTTTTGAAACAGACGTAAAAAATATCGTAAAGACAGTTCGGTCTCAAAATCCGAACGCTTTACTCATTCTATCTGAGCTCTATAACCCTTTACAACTCGATGACTCTATCGCGAGTTATGCAGATATGTTTTTAGATGGCTGGAACGATTCCGTTTATTCTATTTCAAAAGCGAATCAACCGTCAATCGTTTTACCAATTCGAACATTAATATCGAATGATAAAAAAGATTTACTATTTGATCAAGTGCATCCAAATGATAAAGGCTATGAGATTATCGCCAATGCATTTACGAAACAAGTATTATCCTTTAAATATTAA
- a CDS encoding MarR family winged helix-turn-helix transcriptional regulator, with amino-acid sequence MESREWERIVDHLLSLVPLFYRKFMLPGEFSSQRHMPPSHTQVLLLLHENGTLAVSEIGKRLAISRPNMTPLLNKLIQEELIERHYSEKDRRVILISLTAEGKLLVSQYQQFILDKLKENFQTLSEEEREKLIHSLQTIQNLILKTNV; translated from the coding sequence ATGGAATCACGCGAGTGGGAACGTATTGTTGATCATCTTCTTTCGCTAGTGCCTCTTTTTTATCGCAAATTTATGCTTCCTGGAGAGTTTTCTTCTCAAAGACATATGCCGCCATCACATACACAGGTGTTACTGCTTTTACACGAAAATGGTACATTAGCAGTTTCAGAAATCGGAAAGCGGCTAGCGATTTCACGGCCTAACATGACACCTTTATTAAACAAACTCATTCAGGAAGAACTAATAGAGCGTCATTATAGCGAAAAAGATCGACGGGTCATTTTAATTTCTCTTACAGCCGAAGGGAAGTTGCTAGTAAGTCAGTATCAGCAATTCATTTTAGACAAACTAAAAGAAAATTTTCAAACATTATCTGAGGAAGAGCGCGAAAAGCTCATTCACTCTCTTCAAACCATTCAAAATTTAATTTTGAAAACAAACGTATAA